The Babylonia areolata isolate BAREFJ2019XMU chromosome 17, ASM4173473v1, whole genome shotgun sequence genome has a window encoding:
- the LOC143291405 gene encoding aminopeptidase Ey-like produces MHDFPPPVTIFNQSIPGPEEEDGWLLGNIGCYGFYRVNYDESNWRALITQLNTDHTKISLANRAQILMDSWSLARAGQLSYTVALSTLGYLQKETQHVAWRAALTEMHDLQALLSADRTVFELFSTFMQRQTASIFDSFDPKSALSEDADSRTAVLVTQTACHYGLKACVRLARAQFDQWRTHPDNNTVTVDMRSAFYCTAVAHGSPSDWDFLFQRYLREVKASERARLRLALACARDSAILNTLINRTLDQTYIPTQDALETLIACAGNRYGRDLVWAFVRYNLPVIRERFSSTAFNMKGLFSGISQSFHTTQQLMELEDLASRYPDLSEAMVDAIEKTRANREWLRHNLVSIQRWLLTQMAD; encoded by the exons atgcacGATTTTCCACCCCCAGTAACGATCTTCAACCAAAGCATCCCTGGACCAGAAGAGGAAGACGGGTGGTTGCTAGGCAACATCGGTTGCTATGGATTCTACCGGGTCAATTATGACGAGAGCAACTGGCGGGCCTTGATCACCCAGCTCAACACGGACCACACA AAGATCAGTCTGGCCAACAGAGCACAGATTCTCATGGACTCCTGGAGTTTGGCCAG GGCTGGACAGCTAAGCTACACTGTAGCTCTGTCCACGCTAGGCTACCTGCAGAAGGAGACCCAGCACGTGGCATGGAGGGCGGCCCTCACGGAGATGCACGATCTTCAAGCACTGCTGTCCGCAGACCGCACAGTGTTTGAACTCTTCTCA ACCTTTATGCAGCGACAGACAGCCTCCATTTTTGACAGCTTCGACCCCAAGTCCGCGCTATCGGAAGACGCGGATTC GCGGACAGCCGTGCTGGTGACCCAGACGGCTTGTCACTACGGACTGAAGGCCTGTGTCCGTCTGGCCAGGGCCCAGTTTGACCAGTGGAGGACACACCCCGACAACAACAC GGTGACAGTGGACATGCGCAGCGCTTTTTACTGCACTGCCGTTGCGCACGGAAGCCCCAGCGACTGGGACTTCCTGTTTCAGCGCTACCTCCGGGAGGTCAAGGCCAGCGAACGTGCCAGGCTCCGGTTGGCTCTGGCGTGCGCACGTGACTCCGCCATTTTGAACAC ACTGATCAACCGTACACTGGACCAGACCTACATCCCAACGCAGGACGCACTGGAAACTCTGATCGCCTGCGCTGGTAATCGCTACGGTCGTGACTTGGTGTGGGCATTCGTGCGTTACAACTTACCTGTCatcagagagag GTTCAGCAGCACCGCGTTCAACATGAAAGGTCTCTTTTCTGGAATTAGCCAGTCGTTCCACACCACTCAGCAGCTGATGGAG ctggAAGATCTAGCCAGCAGATATCCAGACCTCTCGGAAGCAATGGTGGACGCCATTGAAAAGACTCGCGCGAACAGGGAGTGGCTACGACACAACCTGGTGTCCATACAGAGATGGCTGCTGACTCAGATGGCTGACTAA